In one Plasmodium vivax chromosome 4, whole genome shotgun sequence genomic region, the following are encoded:
- a CDS encoding nuclear protein SkiP, putative (encoded by transcript PVX_002605A), whose translation MTDFLRNLPKPKRRPYEYADGEDGGSGDDGSGGGGNGGGGRGDGGSGVGRRRADGKKTLACRDDGKNQCYEYLKRRYLRITCNEDFQGGGAYPEIHVNQYPNNMGLPEAASGGGGKGTKGSVALKYLDENNNVKYDSLINEDVLIYNKHIETVEANERIQKLRKKKILSDAKDREEKFTEQLAIYKPNEEEEKEIINNTKKNIEQMINEKTKKSVATKKEDKFFRYIPQNKLNSHLEERIIKVVHKTEDPLDVSKFKHKKLPNVKNSPDYPLLRSPTRKLNKEEEENWKIPPCVSNWKNNKGYNIPLDKRIQSDNKKLNQVEVNEKFAHLSEYLYVAEKKAREEIKMRNSIIKQKKLKEKEEKENVLRNLAIQARKEKGLAQTNNSIINERKREIERDYRIEKNLKKMKNYENRLIEEQLALNKVNVSKNSNIHDVSLFNISSQNDDGKNLPPPNDDDLYQIYDTSLFNPKQSNNIYKFSNERVRKTLQKMETTQGAAEPVKFVKDVSDPFGLDSLLSQAKQK comes from the exons ATGACCGACTTTTTGAG gAATTTGCCAAAGCCGAAGAGGAGGCCCTATGAGTACGCCGATGGGGAAGACGGCGGGAGTGGAGACGATGGAAGTGGAGGTGGCGGAAATGGAGGCGGCGGACGTGGAGACGGTGGAAGTGGAGTCGGCAGACGCAGAGCCGACGGGAAGAAAACCCTCGCATGCAGAGACGACGGGAAGAACCAGTGCTACGAGTACCTGAAGAGGAGGTACCTGCGAATCACCTGCAACGAGGACTtccaggggggaggggcctaCCCGGAGATCCACGTGAATCAGTACCCAAACAACATGGGCCTCCCAGAAGCTGCGTCAGGCGGCGGGGGAAAAGGCACCAAGGGAAGCGTAGCGCTGAAGTATCTGGACGAAAATAACAACGTAAAATATGACAGCCTAATAAACGAAGATGTCCTGATCTACAACAAGCACATCGAAACGGTAGAAGCAAACGAAAGAATCCAaaagttaagaaaaaaaaaaatcctatCAGATGCAAAAGATAGGGAGGAAAAATTCACAgaacagctagccatttacaaaccaaatgaagaagaagaaaaagaaatcataaacaacacaaaaaaaaatattgagcAAATGATAAATGAAAAGACAAAGAAAAGTGTGGCAACCAAAAAGGAGGATAAATTTTTTAGGTACATCCCCCAGAATAAGCTAAATTCCCATTTAGAGGAAAGAATCATCAAAGTGGTTCATAAGACAGAGGACCCTTTAGATGTGTCGAAATTTAAACATAAGAAATTACCCAATGTAAAGAACTCCCCGGACTACCCCTTGTTAAGGTCCCCTACTAGAAAATTAAacaaagaagaggaagaaaattggAAAATACCCCCCTGTGTCTCCAACTGGAAAAACAACAAAGGGTATAATATCCCCCTAGATAAAAGAATCCAAAGTGACAATAAAAAACTAAACCAAGTGGAGGTAAACGAAAAGTTTGCTCATCTAAGTGAGTACCTCTACGTCGCGGAGAAAAAAGCGAGAGAGGAAATCAAAATGAGGAACAGCATTataaagcagaaaaaattaaaagaaaaagaagaaaaggaaaacgttTTAAGAAACCTAGCCATACAAgcaagaaaggaaaaaggccTCGCACAAACGAACAACTCCATCATCaacgaaagaaaaagagaaatcgAAAGAGATTATCGCATCGAAAAGAatctcaaaaaaatgaaaaactacGAAAATAGACTCATAGAGGAGCAACTCGCCCTCAACAAAGTTAATGTGAGTAAAAACAGCAACATACATGACGTTAGCCTCTTCAATATAAGTAGCCAAAATGACGATGGGAAGAATCTACCCCCTCCAAACGACGATGACTTGTACCAGATCTACGACACTTCTCTGTTTAACCCCAAACAGAGCAAcaacatttataaattctCCAACGAGCGCGTGAGGAAAACGCTGCAGAAGATGGAGACCACGCAGGGCGCCGCCGAGCCCGTCAAGTTCGTCAAGGACGTCTCCGACCCCTTCGGCCTGGACAGCCTGCTCTCCCAGGCCAAGCAGAAgtag
- a CDS encoding hypothetical protein, conserved (encoded by transcript PVX_002610A) has protein sequence MGNSNRRETNKKEDEEEEDDLGKVSEEEGGGDDRRGDPKGRSEGVEVKGRGLLDESLVNIFFYENYFKNFFNLNEINKFGFTANTAKGVGEVEVEADGEDKATNEETVKIRNNRKIEEMTLHNNRYIDLSDVNYIYRKVRKSKRYIASDQVETCLRNYLYHIDRRKFPIWKEPLGGGAASAEEARRTSDMGDARDADTLEEVEPQRRLKGHLSEVKTGRRSKTKGEGCPRKRKKNVPHRVKIEEDKVTLRRKSTLGRKYDEGFCLYSSGRSYRRARRKGVDRGDTAEKHAEKHAEKPHDEAYPRGSVDTAQLSQNGDVAGTGLDSPLKSETGKRKSDNSSYAVYIKKTLSKVFNKYEINRYGLVRKKKGSMLLGHLLKEKKEQMNMGISFSPAGLLIPYHLGVSSLLIEKNIINMHTSIAGSSAGSICACCLGIGLRVDKCFFLIENIISNVYKNGCYQKLQNVLDVELNKYLYSGSYNFLNKRNGSVFVGITQILPYYKRLNITKFYDDNDLINAVIASCNIPMYLSNNIFVNFRNKKCIDGFFSTKKKEFGCPNTKTERMVKVSPFDSDYVGIENKNNSVISPHMVKYRHLIFLFLCVKNLFHRVVDNVWVEKDYSFLVRRLKRVMDLRVFSWEEFLRDYFCAPGGGAAIGGGGGIGGLVDLSDPGSPNPPCEAAPSELLRLLEEKLDQFRCTRGSAAARELFLRVNREALAQFDRHNCKGYSFYSFSVTLINVMSAYFEENFCVSRRLRVLVRQGGGDAVEGEGEKGAVTGAVTGEKNGAVKGEKNGAVKGEDPRLEKLFHLLEKKQLLRMEEYIRFHPLLESEVILFFFKEHFANESIARLEKRFLKRSIHQLLDALKDICFVDCLERCVRRLLRVGCGDEKSGGDEKSRGDGKSRGDGKSRGDGKSRGDGKSRGDGKSRGDGKSRGDGKSRGDGKSRGDGKSRGDGKSRGEGRFVLSGSTGETPGEDFPPRVKVITHYLKHSQIYKNFLYILNEIKAANGRVVKVSEHNYYSFMCLNGEDMGDCYLFLYLYVYANLSHRELFARTGGRGAISGASGLSGVRGVSGVNCVSGVSCVSGVSGLSGGDSCVCGNCICGAVAAKLPGRTPPLSEGNNCGEAAPWGYIPRGDDMLAKHIAQKREDPVANASQEPRTVSLTQRFSELWTVRRRSGEEGEEGEEEKKNHTVNRTANRAANRAANRAANRAANRAANRAANSAANRTANRTVRHSDQVSPASHVNLFMRKGDDLAVGSTRAHYVRSHSETGSKLGEHPAGESAAGERLREEPCQMHEVRNSLGGQPTDDVHKHRVMGYSFFKKVESEERSVGEEPQLSCGHNCQFEKDPPQGLDNLLIFNLDCGVINKVDEFVKANWSKIAALNEQRRSEINSHLHEMDQLYREMLFLQRFVFSINFSEQTKYKFLRKGRRGAGAAGLASPPGLAAGAEETKWESPTKEEATGEGAPPKERVKTPGGHRAGGEGQHKTICTSIEEMFVYGSMEGKISGVGNVSTQRGHNKVMEGTVKRVSPKGEEDWTQRRRGSDILPERVSSTKQMRTETTMHDGSPDNFVDDVETKVDKKLYDNDRTYFVKNVFSMRKLLKMALEGAHDKVIRKIYDLGRSDTYLWLYNEYLNVCIFCFKKVHHSYVKLLSVFESLLGITSVGKRRRRKQDVAAMLGSVEKFVLYVNGRAFNVFELCSLVYQRFGGSGGGVAAGGATQTTVVAAIDAVDAMEEPARDAVRRRSSRCAVHRERWGGEKLEAKEEAKREGNEEATEVAKEGNTSDASLAKRERQRIPEGAPLQSLPPNCPLEDAATCNGLHLSRKGKRGSGRLKRRGKGKGKGNEKMRSVSGGEKENLPQQSSSSRKVVRGYHPGRVPKTKQKRGTQTGPKGGKPRRSISLPVDLHKTVLKMHHLKGKIKLNKNIIEGINREILTGTPYEHIYTHSNFWIYSSSDESDGRNLCGNGFYLNSVDATGSWFDSVFDDLSDEADGFSKISNFFRTFRNMDGNLGLSGYFGF, from the exons ATGGGTAACTCGAATAGGAGGGAGACGAATAAGaaggaagatgaagaggaggaggatgattTAGGGAAGGTGAGTGaggaggaaggggggggTGATGATAGAAGAGGCGATCCGAAGGGTCGTAGCGAGGGAGTCGAAGTGAAGGGTAGGGGACTCCTGGACGAGAGCCTAGTCAACATCTTCTTCTATGAGAACTACTTTAAgaatttcttcaatttgaacgaaattaacaaattcgGTTTTACGGCGAATACCGCCAAGGGGGTAGGTGAGGTGGAGGTGGAGGCAGATGGGGAGGACAAAGCCACAAATGAAGAAACGGTAAAGATTAGGAATAACAGGAAGATCGAAGAGATGACCCTCCACAATAATAGGTACATT GACCTCTCCGATGTTAACTACATATATAGGAAGGTTAGGAAGTCGAAGAGGTACATTGCGTCCGACCAGGTGGAGACGTGCCTGAGGAATTATTTGTACCACATCGATAGGAGGAagttccccatttggaaggaacccctggggggaggagcggcatCAGCGGAGGAGGCAAGACGCACAAGCGACATGGGAGACGCGAGAGACGCGGACACCTTGGAGGAGGTCGAGCCGCAGAGACGCCTGAAGGGACACCTGAGCGAAGTGAAAACAGGGCGAAGGAGCAAAACGAAAGGGGAGGGATGCCcgcgcaaaaggaaaaagaacgTACCCCACAGGGTGAAGATAGAAGAGGACAAAGTTACGCTCAGGCGGAAGAGCACGTTGGGTAGGAAGTACGACGAAGGATTTTGCTTGTACAGCTCGGGCAGAAGTTATCGTCGTGCGAGGAGGAAGGGGGTGGACAGGGGGGACACCGCGGAGAAACACGCGGAAAAACACGCGGAAAAACCTCACGATGAAGCTTACCCGCGCGGGAGTGTCGACACAGCCCAGTTAAGCCAAAACGGAGACGTGGCGGGGACGGGCCTGGACTCCCCGCTGAAGAGCGAAAcggggaagagaaaaagcgACAACTCTTCCTACGCGGTGTATATTAAGAAGACCCTTTCGAAGGTATTTAACAAGTACGAAATAAATCGGTACGGGCtggtgaggaagaagaagggcaGCATGTTGTTGGGCCATCTGCttaaggagaagaaggagcaaaTGAACATGGGGATTTCCTTCTCCCCAGCGGGGTTGTTAATACCATACCATTTAGGAGTGAGCAGTTTGTTAATAGaaaagaatataataaacatgCACACGAGTATAGCGGGTTCATCGGCAGGAAGCATCTGCGCCTGTTGCTTGGGTATCGGCTTGAGGGTCGACAAGTGCTTTTTTctaattgaaaatattattagcAATGTGTATAAGAATGGGTGCTACCAGAAGTTGCAAAATGTGCTGGACGTGGAGCTGAACAAGTATCTCTATTCTGGGAGCTACAACTTCTTAAACAAACGAAATGGAAGCGTCTTTGTAGGCATCACGCAGATACTCCCCTACTATAAGAGGCTAAACATTACGAAGTTTTACGATGACAATGACTTAATCAACGCAGTGATCGCTTCGTGTAACATTCCTATGTACCTCTCCaacaacatttttgtgaattttagaaataaaaaatgtattgaTGGATTCTTCAgcacgaagaagaaggagttTGGGTGTCCCAATACGAAGACCGAGCGCATGGTGAAGGTATCTCCCTTCGACTCTGACTATGTAGGCATTGAAAACAAGAACAACAGCGTTATAAGCCCCCATATGGTTAAGTACCGGCACTtgatttttctctttttgtgTGTAAAGAATTTGTTTCACCGGGTTGTGGACAACGTGTGGGTGGAGAAGGACTACTCGTTTCTGGTTCGCCGGTTGAAGCGGGTCATGGATTTGAGGGTCTTCTCCTGGGAGGAGTTCCTGCGGGATTACTTTTGCGccccgggggggggtgcGGCGATTGGCGGGGGTGGAGGTATAGGCGGTCTAGTAGATCTAAGCGATCCAGGCAGTCCCAACCCCCCCTGCGAGGCGGCCCCCTCCGAACTGCTGCGCCTCCTGGAAGAGAAGCTCGACCAGTTCCGCTGCACACGTGGGAGTGCCGCCGCGAGGGAGCTCTTCCTGCGGGTGAACCGGGAGGCCCTCGCGCAGTTCGATCGGCACAACTGCAAGGGGTACAGTTTTTACAGCTTCTCCGTGACGCTGATAAATGTGATGAGCGCCTACTTCGAGGAGAACTTCTGCGTAAGTAGGCGGTTGAGGGTGTTGGTGCGGCAAGGCGGGGGGGACGCAgtagagggggagggggaaaagggagcGGTAACGGGAGCGGTAACGGGAGAGAAAAACGGAGCGGtaaagggagagaaaaacgGAGCGGTAAAGGGAGAGGACCCCCGACTGGAAAAGCTTTTCCACCTCctggaaaaaaagcaactgCTCAGGATGGAGGAGTACATACGATTTCACCCCCTGCTGGAGAGCGAagtcattttgtttttcttcaaggAGCACTTCGCCAATGAGAGCATCGCGCGGCTGGAAAAGAGGTTCCTAAAGAGGAGCATCCACCAGCTGCTGGACGCGTTGAAGGATATCTGTTTTGTGGATTGCCTGGAGAGGTGCGTGCGGAGGTTACTTCGCGTGGGTTGCGGCGATGAGAAGAGTGGGGGTGATGAGAAGAGTAGGGGTGATGGGAAGAGTAGGGGTGATGGGAAGAGTAGGGGTGATGGGAAGAGTAGGGGTGATGGGAAGAGTAGGGGTGATGGGAAGAGTAGGGGTGATGGGAAGAGTAGGGGTGATGGGAAGAGTAGGGGTGATGGGAAGAGTAGGGGTGATGGGAAGAGTAGGGGTGATGGGAAGAGTAGGGGTGAAGGGAGGTTTGTTTTGTCTGGTTCGACGGGGGAGACCCCTGGAgaggacttccccccccgcgtaAAAGTGATCACCCATTATTTGAAGCACAGCCAGATTTACAAAAACTTCCTTTACATACTCAACGAAATAAAAGCGGCGAACGGGAGAGTCGTTAAGGTGAGCGAGCACAACTACTACAGCTTTATGTGTTTGAACGGGGAGGACATGGGCGATTGTTACCTCTTTTTGTACCTCTACGTGTACGCCAATTTGAGTCACCGGGAGTTGTTCGCCCGGACGGGGGGGCGGGGCGCCATCAGCGGTGCAAGCGGTTTAAGCGGTGTTAGAGGCGTCAGCGGTGTGAACTGTGTAAGTGGAGTAAGCTGTGTAAGCGGTGTAAGTGGCCTAAGCGGAGGTGATAGCTGCGTCTGTGGAAACTGCATCTGCGGGGCGGTCGCCGCCAAGCTGCCAGGAAGAACACCCCCCCTCAGTGAAGGCAACAACTGTGGTGAAGCAGCTCCGTGGGGGTACATACCCAGGGGGGATGACATGTTGGCAAAGCATATCGCACAGAAGAGAGAAGACCCGGTGGCGAACGCGAGTCAGGAGCCGCGAACGGTGAGCTTAACGCAAAGATTTTCGGAGCTGTGGACGGTTAGGAGGCGCAGTGGAGAGGAGggtgaagagggggaggaggagaagaagaatcACACGGTGAATCGTACGGCGAATCGTGCGGCGAATCGTGCGGCGAATCGTGCGGCGAATCGTGCGGCGAATCGTGCGGCGAATCGTGCGGCGAATAGTGCGGCGAATCGTACGGCGAATCGTACGGTGAGGCACTCCGACCAGGTTAGTCCTGCGAGCCATGTTAACCTGTTCATGAGAAAGGGGGACGATCTGGCAGTGGGTAGCACTCGCGCGCACTACGTCAGGAGTCACAGCGAAACGGGCAGCAAGTTGGGGGAGCATCCAGCGGGTGAGAGTGCAGCGGGGGAGCGTCTAAGAGAGGAACCGTGCCAAATGCACGAGGTGCGCAACTCTCTGGGGGGACAACCAACAGACGATGTGCATAAACACAGAGTGATGGgttactccttttttaagaagGTGGAGAGTGAGGAACGATCTgtgggggaagaaccccAACTGAGTTGTGGCCATAACTGCCAATTTGAGAAAGACCCTCCTCAGGGGCTGGAcaatttgctcatttttaacCTTGACTGTGGGGTCATTAACAAAGTGGACGAGTTTGTGAAGGCAAATTGGAGCAAAATAGCCGCCCTGAATGAGCAGCGGAGGAGTGAAATCAACTCGCACCTACACGAAATGGATCAGCTCTACAGAGAGATGCTCTTTTTGCAGCGATTCGTGTTttctattaatttttccGAGCAGACCAAGTATAAGTTTTTGCGGAAGGGGAGGAGAGGCGCGGGGGCAGCTGGGTTAGCGAGTCCACCCGGATTAGCCGCCGGAGCGGAGGAAACCAAGTGGGAAAGCCCCACGAAGGAGGAGGCAACAGGGGAGGGGGCGCCACCCAAAGAGAGAGTGAAGACCCCAGGTGGGCATAGAGCAGGAGGGGAGGGGCAGCATAAAACGATCTGCACGAGCATCGAAGAAATGTTCGTCTACGGCTCGATGGAGGGGAAGATCTCCGGCGTTGGGAATGTTTCCACACAGAGGGGTCATAACAAGGTGATGGAAGGCACGGTAAAAAGGGTGTCTCCAAAAGGTGAAGAGGATTGGACCCAGAGGAGAAGGGGATCTGATATCCTTCCCGAGAGAGTCTCCTCTACGAAGCAGATGCGAACAGAAACGACGATGCATGATGGCTCCCCAGATAACTTCGTGGATGATGTGGAGACAAAAGTagacaaaaaattatatgacaATGATCGGACGTATTTTGTGAAGAATGTTTTTTCGATGAGGAAGTTACTGAAGATGGCATTGGAAGGAGCGCACGATAAGGTgattagaaaaatttatgattTGGGTCGGAGTGACACCTACCTGTGGCTATACAACGAATACTTGaacgtttgcattttttgctttaagAAGGTGCACCATTCATATGTTAAGTTACTTTCTGTGTTTGAGTCTCTGCTTGGGATTACCAGTGTGGgcaagcggaggaggaggaagcaggACGTGGCGGCTATGCTCGGCTCCGTGGAGAAGTTTGTCCTTTACGTGAACGGCAGGGCGTTTAACGTGTTCGAGCTGTGCAGTTTGGTGTACCAGCGTTTTgggggtagcggcggggGAGTGGCAGCAGGGGGGGCCACGCAGACGACAGTCGTAGCAGCGATAGATGCGGTGGATGCAATGGAGGAACCCGCGCGCGACGCCGTTCGGAGGAGGTCCTCCCGCTGCGCTGTTCACAGGGAGAGGTGGGGAGGGGAGAAACTGGAAGCGAAGGAAGAGGCGAAACGGGAAGGGAATGAAGAAGCGACGGAAGTAGCGAAGGAAGGCAACACTTCCGATGCGTCATTAGCTAAGCGCGAGAGGCAGCGCATCCCTGAAGGGGCGCCCCTACAGTCTCTTCCCCCCAACTGTCCTTTGGAAGATGCAGCGACATGCAACGGCCTTCACCTTTCCAGGAAGGGCAAACGGGGGAGTGGCCGCCTCAAGAGAAGaggcaaaggaaaagggaagggaaATGAGAAAATGAGAAGCGTCAGCGGAGGAGAGAAGGAGAACCTCCCACAGCAGAGTAGCAGCAGTCGAAAGGTAGTCAGGGGCTACCACCCAGGTAGGGTCCCcaaaacgaagcaaaagAGAGGCACCCAAACAggtccaaagggggggaagccaagaAGAAGCATAAGCCTGCCGGTGGATCTCCACAAAACCGTTTTGAAGATGCACCatttgaaggggaaaataaaattaaataaaaacatcaTTGAGGGGATTAATAGGGAGATATTGACTGGCACTCCGTATGAGCACATCTACACGCACTCGAACTTTTGGATCTACTCCTCGTCCGATGAGAGTGATGGAAGGAATCTTTGCGGCAACGGGTTCTACCTGAACAGTGTAGATGCAACGGGTTCTTGGTTTGATTCTGTGTTTGACGACCTGTCGGATGAGGCGGATGGCTTCTCCAAGATTTCCAATTTCTTCAGGACCTTCAGGAACATGGACGGGAACTTGGGCCTCTCTGGCTACTTCGGCTTCTGA
- a CDS encoding small nuclear ribonucleoprotein Sm D2, putative (encoded by transcript PVX_002615A), with translation MKTETTVEENRDNPEDGPLGLLSECVKDNAQVLINCRNNRKLLARVKAFDRHCNLLLTEVREIWVEVVKDKKKKKKINKDRYISILFLRGDSVILILRNPK, from the exons atgaagaccGAAACGACGGTGGAGGAAAACCGGGACAATCCCGAGGATGGCCCTTTGGGACTCCTGTCCGAGTGTGTCAAGGACAACGCGCAGGTTTTAATTAACTGCCGGAATAATAGGAAGCTTCTGGCGCGG GTTAAAGCGTTTGATAGGCACTGCAATTTGTTGCTGACCGAGGTTCGAGAAATATGGGTGGAGGTGGTGAAggacaaaaagaagaaaaaaaaaattaacaaggACAGATACATCAGCATACTCTTCTTAAGGGGAGACTCcgttattttaattttgagaAATCCAAAGTGA
- a CDS encoding DEAD/DEAH box helicase, putative (encoded by transcript PVX_002620A) — protein sequence MKLHKGCSTSDVLDNFDKKLNKNYKIFEEGAIQKMHSEYEHRVKEKAKGEVKGKLKGKGARGKKRPRDGSSGEGEPWEEELNGENSDRGEEAEEAGETDSANEQDAATAANPANTANTANTANPANTANEGASFRELNICEEILQSIEELGWKKPTAIQRKMLPFAFQKRDIIGLSETGSGKTACFIIPILQELREKRQSFFALVISPTRELCIQIAQHFQALGSNLLINICTIFGGVDIVTQSLNLAKKPNIIVSTPGRILDHLNNTKGFNLKNLKYLVFDEADKLLSLDFEASINKLLLILPEKRITFLFSATMTKSVAKLKKASLKNPITVEVSSKYSTASTLIENYIFIPLKYKYTYLCSLCFHFSSRSIIIFANTCATAQKINFFCRNLGLKSICLHGKLTQNQRLSSLNSFKSKRYNILISTQVGARGLDLKDIRIVINFDLCSCKEYIHRVGRTARAGRTGKSITFVTQYDVESFLAIEKMLNKKIDKFSELDENDALLYHEQTVEALRLADTEMKENQDLYRRGKFKKARR from the coding sequence ATGAAGCTTCACAAAGGCTGCAGCACGAGCGACGTGCTGGATAACTTCGACAAAAAGCTgaacaaaaattacaaaatttttgagGAGGGGGCCATACAGAAGATGCATAGCGAGTACGAGCACCGggtgaaggagaaggccAAGGGGGAGGTGAAGGGGAAGCTGAAAGGGAAGGGCGcgcgggggaagaagaggccGCGCGATGGGTCAAGCGGGGAGGGCGAACCGTGGGAGGAAGAACTGAACGGAGAAAATTCCGACCGAGGTgaggaagcggaggaagcggGCGAAACAGACTCCGCGAACGAACAAGACGCCGCTACCGCCGCCAAccccgccaacaccgccaacaccgccaacaccgccaacccCGCCAACACCGCTAACGAGGGGGCCTCCTTCCGCGAGCTGAACATCTGCGAGGAAATCCTGCAGAGCATAGAGGAGCTGGGCTGGAAGAAGCCGACCGCCATCCAGCGCAAGATGCTGCCCTTTGCCTTCCAGAAGAGAGACATCATCGGCCTGAGCGAAACGGGCAGCGGGAAAACGGCCTGCTTCATAATACCCATCCTGCAGGAGCTCCGAGAGAAGAGGCAAAGCTTCTTCGCCCTGGTCATCTCCCCCACCAGGGAACTCTGCATACAAATAGCCCAGCACTTTCAAGCCTTAGGATCAAACCTACTTATCAACATATGCACCATATTTGGAGGCGTCGACATAGTGACTCAGTCTTTAAACTTGGCGAAAAAACCGAACATCATTGTGAGCACCCCAGGGAGGATCCTAGATCACCTGAACAACACCAAAGGGTTTAAcctaaaaaatttaaagtaCCTCGTGTTTGATGAAGCGGACAAGTTATTATCCCTCGACTTTGAGGCCTCCATCAATAAGCTGCTACTGATCCTCCCGGAGAAAAGAAtcacctttttgttttccgcCACCATGACGAAGAGTGTAGCCAAATTGAAGAAGGCGTCTCTGAAGAACCCCATCACAGTAGAGGTGTCCAGCAAATACAGCACCGCCAGTACCCTCATCGAAAATTACATATTCATTCCgcttaaatataaatacacctACCTGTGTAGCTTGTGCTTTCACTTCTCCTCGAGGAGCATCATCATCTTTGCGAACACCTGTGCGACGGCTCAGaagatcaattttttttgcagaaattTAGGGCTGAAATCTATATGCCTGCATGGGAAGTTAACACAAAACCAGAGACTGAGCAGTTTAAATTCTTTCAAAAGCAAAcgttataacattttaatttcgaCGCAAGTAGGGGCTAGAGGACTCGACTTGAAAGATATTAGAATTGTTATAAACTTCGATTTGTGCTCTTGTAAAGAGTACATCCACAGGGTGGGGAGGACTGCTCGAGCGGGTCGCACCGGCAAGTCCATCACCTTCGTCACGCAGTATGATGTGGAGAGCTTCCTCGCCATCGAAAAGATgctcaataaaaaaatcgacAAGTTCAGCGAGCTGGACGAGAACGACGCGCTGCTCTACCACGAGCAAACCGTCGAGGCGCTGCGCCTGGCCGACACGGAGATGAAGGAGAACCAGGACCTCTACCGCAGGGGCAAGTTTAAGAAGGCTCGCCGGTGA
- a CDS encoding rRNA methylase, putative (encoded by transcript PVX_002625A; Apicoplast targeted protein. Curated by Stuart Ralph, Walter and Eliza Hall Institute of Medical Research, Australia.): MKMNRFYQHDTPSVNIKRNKFLDAQAEHDLDYVYGINSVSSVLVKNERTIHSVLVNQHIRLNKKTRKQAYRYIFDTLKERGIPIRTTSKRKMDDLVGGFPHNDIIMQTSYRTMKRAKHFLKDYPQKGKQKSIYICLHDVYDNMNIGNICRSIFFFGGDSIFLKKKKKKKKLQEKLLQMKIDTPVLHSSVGTSEFLDFFHVNDMLSFMDDLKSCGFKILSTCCRLDNSSTNDRLQELANVRLSKNEKAFIILGNETKGLSKEILDRSDACIYISGHHTEEASTPALNSNGNFTLDSLNVNNACAILLHHFASHLA; this comes from the exons atgaagatgaaTCGATTTTACCAACACG ACACCCCAtcagtaaatataaaaagaaacaaattcTTGGATGCTCAGGCAGAGCACGACCTAGATTATGTGTACGGTATAAATTCAGTGTCGTCCGTTTTGGTGAAGAACGAGCGGACCATTCACAGCGTCCTG gtgAACCAGCACATCCGgctgaacaaaaaaacgcgcaAGCAGGCGTACCGGTACATTTTTGACACCCTAAAGGAACGGGGCATCCCCATAAGAACCACGAGCAAGAGGAAGATGGACGACCTGGTGGGCGGCTTCCCACACAACGACATCATCATGCAGACCAGCTACCGAACCATGAAGAGGGCCAAACACTTCCTGAAGGACTACccgcagaaggggaagcagaAAAGCATTTACATCTGCCTCCACGATGTGTACGATAATATGAACATTGGGAATATCTGCAGGTCGATTTTCTTCTTCGGGGGGGactctatatttttaaaaaaaaaaaaaaaaaaaaaaaaattgcaagaAAAGCTACTCCAGATGAAGATTGACACTCCGGTGCTCCATTCCAGCGTTGGCACCTCCGAGTTTTTGGACTTCTTTCACGTGAATGATATG cTCTCCTTTATGGACGACTTAAAAAGTTGCGGATTTAAAATACTTTCCACCT GCTGCCGCTTAGACAACTCCTCCACGAACGACCGCCTCCAAGAATTAGCAAACGTGCGGCTgagcaaaaacgaaaaggcaTTTATTATCCTTGGGAATGAGACGAAAGGACTCAGCAAGGAGATACTAGACAGATCGGACGCCTGCATATACATAAGTGGGCACCACACAGAAGAAGCTTCTACACCTGCCTTGAACTCTAATGGGAATTTTACCCTAGACAGTCTCAACGTGAATAATGCCTGCGCCATCTTATTGCATCACTTTGCCTCCCATTTGGCGTAG